One stretch of Dissulfurimicrobium hydrothermale DNA includes these proteins:
- a CDS encoding DnaJ C-terminal domain-containing protein — translation MVLAISRHDRDGDPWMVLGLSPGASREEIRQAYRRLVRLCHPDITRPSLHGIDTFLRIRAAYEQLIQGLTNITPGHTKTTNKPDRNEIEDGAFFFLNVTAEEAFRGAAKKITIADREAICPECSGSGRAYADPAATRNGICICADCNGTGRRALVWGTENLFVVCATCSGTGYVGQPPCRLCRGRGCIVITRDITVRLPKGVRNGEVLRLQGQGPWRADKNARDPAFVEIRVEFPEGWRLDGLDIYTRLDIDIWTALMGGKVSVAAIDSTLLIDIPPGLAQGEIITVADKGWTNETGERGRLFLAANLILPKGKPPNEAMALINLLKNLWPTDNARRQALPST, via the coding sequence ATGGTATTGGCAATCAGCCGACATGATCGTGATGGAGATCCGTGGATGGTGCTCGGTCTTTCTCCTGGCGCGAGCCGCGAGGAGATCAGGCAGGCATACAGAAGGCTGGTGAGGCTTTGCCATCCTGATATTACAAGGCCTTCCTTGCACGGCATAGACACCTTTTTGCGCATCAGGGCCGCCTATGAGCAACTCATCCAAGGTCTCACTAACATAACACCCGGACACACAAAGACAACGAACAAGCCAGATCGTAATGAGATCGAAGACGGGGCGTTCTTTTTTTTGAATGTCACCGCCGAAGAGGCATTTCGTGGGGCTGCAAAAAAGATAACAATTGCCGACAGGGAGGCCATATGCCCTGAATGCAGCGGCTCCGGACGCGCCTATGCGGATCCAGCGGCAACAAGAAACGGCATATGCATATGCGCAGACTGCAACGGCACAGGGCGCCGGGCCTTGGTATGGGGCACCGAAAACTTGTTTGTCGTCTGTGCCACATGCTCCGGAACGGGCTACGTAGGCCAACCGCCATGTAGGCTTTGCCGGGGCAGGGGGTGTATCGTCATAACAAGGGACATAACCGTTCGCCTACCGAAAGGGGTTAGGAACGGCGAGGTGTTGAGGCTCCAGGGACAGGGTCCATGGCGTGCGGACAAAAATGCAAGGGATCCGGCCTTTGTGGAAATAAGGGTGGAATTCCCTGAAGGCTGGAGGCTTGACGGCCTTGATATCTATACAAGACTCGACATCGACATCTGGACCGCGCTTATGGGGGGCAAGGTAAGCGTGGCGGCGATCGACAGCACCTTACTCATAGATATACCTCCAGGGCTTGCGCAGGGAGAAATCATCACCGTAGCCGACAAGGGCTGGACAAACGAGACTGGTGAGAGGGGAAGACTTTTCCTAGCTGCAAACCTGATCCTTCCCAAGGGTAAACCGCCAAATGAGGCGATGGCGCTAATAAACCTCCTCAAAAACCTCTGGCCAACAGACAATGCCAGGCGGCAGGCCCTGCCTAGCACCTAG
- a CDS encoding DUF1016 N-terminal domain-containing protein yields the protein MRNVSTANSAMVLLYWEVGRMILVRQARSGWGAKVIDRLARDLHEAFPGMKGLSPRNLKYMRAFAAAWPDQTTVQETLAQISWYHNLTLLEKLDEPNTRLWYARQTIKHGWSRRILVQHIRSRLKERQVQRLAPDSRLFTRRPAAGWTSGPSDRHPSVCVTTMSVVLV from the coding sequence ATGCGGAATGTATCAACGGCCAATTCGGCCATGGTGCTCCTGTATTGGGAAGTTGGGCGGATGATTCTGGTGCGGCAGGCCCGGTCAGGCTGGGGGGCCAAGGTCATCGACCGGCTAGCCAGGGACCTGCACGAGGCCTTTCCTGGCATGAAGGGGTTATCGCCGCGGAACCTCAAATACATGCGCGCCTTTGCCGCGGCCTGGCCGGATCAGACAACCGTACAAGAGACACTTGCACAAATTTCATGGTATCACAACCTGACACTGCTGGAGAAACTGGACGAGCCAAACACTCGGCTTTGGTATGCCCGCCAGACCATCAAACATGGCTGGTCGCGAAGGATTTTGGTGCAGCACATCAGGTCCAGGCTAAAAGAGCGCCAGGTGCAAAGGCTGGCGCCGGATTCAAGGCTGTTTACCCGCCGGCCTGCCGCAGGATGGACATCGGGACCCTCGGATCGTCATCCCTCTGTCTGTGTAACGACAATGTCTGTAGTGCTTGTATAA
- a CDS encoding C-GCAxxG-C-C family protein — translation MFDNKLSRRGFIAGASALAVGAAYAQLSGLPSAEAKGQPSERWPWPYVKLDPATSAEIAYKEWYRLYCGGAVISSIFGQLREKAGGPYKAFPIDHFIYLEGGTCGWGTICGSLAGATMVINMIVGPEKLEPSVWENHTDAILMGSEVMQWYSDANMPVFVPKNPKTTAGLPHTVSHSPLCHISVGKWMKAANKPLGSPERKDRCARVAASVTYRVVELLNEWKDGKYETKGLFPPEEYDITAQGNCEECHGSNVPTPPSSKKREKAS, via the coding sequence ATGTTTGACAACAAGTTGTCGAGAAGGGGATTTATTGCGGGGGCAAGCGCGCTTGCGGTGGGGGCAGCCTATGCCCAGTTAAGTGGCCTGCCTTCGGCAGAGGCCAAGGGTCAGCCATCTGAAAGGTGGCCGTGGCCTTATGTGAAGCTTGATCCCGCAACGAGCGCCGAGATAGCCTACAAGGAGTGGTACAGGCTATACTGCGGAGGAGCTGTAATCAGCAGTATCTTTGGCCAGCTCAGGGAAAAGGCGGGCGGGCCTTATAAGGCATTTCCCATTGATCACTTTATTTATCTTGAAGGGGGCACCTGCGGCTGGGGGACGATATGCGGTTCGCTTGCAGGGGCGACTATGGTCATAAATATGATAGTTGGGCCAGAGAAACTTGAACCAAGCGTATGGGAAAACCACACGGACGCCATACTGATGGGTTCCGAGGTGATGCAGTGGTATTCGGATGCGAATATGCCGGTCTTTGTTCCAAAGAATCCGAAAACAACCGCCGGATTACCACACACCGTAAGCCATTCTCCGCTTTGTCATATTTCAGTAGGTAAATGGATGAAGGCCGCGAATAAACCGCTTGGAAGCCCAGAGAGAAAGGACAGGTGCGCCCGTGTTGCTGCAAGCGTAACCTACCGTGTCGTAGAGCTTTTGAATGAATGGAAAGACGGCAAATATGAAACCAAGGGCCTATTCCCGCCGGAAGAATATGACATAACGGCACAGGGCAACTGCGAAGAATGTCATGGTTCAAACGTTCCAACACCGCCTTCAAGCAAAAAGCGTGAGAAAGCCTCTTAA
- a CDS encoding molybdopterin molybdotransferase MoeA, with amino-acid sequence MISFNDAKDIIDKNLPMIDKTEEIELDKALMRVCAKDVFAKENILNFKRCAVDGFAIRSEDIKGGMEKGLKIVDAIDAGEISEIAVRRGECIKVATGCKLPQNCTMVIMIEDTQIINEDKIVILKTSNNKNYDDIGSDVKKGEKIVNKGEILTPPKIGLLAANGNAKIEVYGKFKIGILITGDEIIPLNGVHERELKNGKIYDSNSYIIKSMLAGFFTIKHYGIVNDVKEDIDKILERAWQDDEIDIMIMTGGTSMGDKDIAYKIIEEKGDMLFHKLFIKPGKPTFFGKVKDKSIIGLPGNPTSAFIIIDALFLPILFKKSRLKFKEKRISAILDNDVETGDRDTLMPFKLKEAEGKVYAENTFKHSGAISSVSQADGYAMIPANSKFKMGQKIDGILFHFKSCDYLRTI; translated from the coding sequence ATGATATCGTTTAACGATGCAAAAGACATTATTGATAAGAATTTGCCAATGATAGATAAAACAGAAGAAATTGAACTTGATAAAGCACTGATGAGGGTCTGTGCTAAAGATGTCTTTGCTAAAGAAAATATTTTAAATTTCAAGAGATGTGCAGTAGATGGATTTGCCATACGAAGTGAAGATATAAAAGGGGGAATGGAAAAAGGATTAAAGATAGTGGATGCAATTGATGCTGGAGAAATTTCAGAGATTGCAGTGCGAAGAGGCGAATGTATAAAGGTTGCAACAGGTTGCAAATTACCACAAAACTGCACTATGGTTATCATGATAGAAGATACACAAATTATAAATGAAGATAAAATAGTAATATTAAAAACAAGTAATAACAAAAATTACGATGATATTGGAAGCGATGTCAAAAAAGGAGAGAAAATTGTAAACAAAGGGGAAATATTAACTCCGCCAAAAATAGGGCTTCTTGCAGCAAATGGAAATGCAAAAATAGAAGTATACGGCAAATTTAAGATCGGAATTTTGATAACTGGAGACGAAATTATTCCTCTAAATGGGGTACACGAAAGAGAACTGAAAAACGGGAAAATTTACGATTCTAATTCCTATATCATCAAATCTATGTTAGCGGGTTTTTTTACTATAAAACATTATGGGATTGTAAATGATGTTAAAGAAGATATAGATAAAATTTTGGAAAGAGCCTGGCAAGATGATGAAATAGATATAATGATAATGACTGGCGGGACATCAATGGGAGATAAAGATATAGCATATAAAATTATTGAAGAAAAAGGTGATATGTTATTTCATAAACTTTTTATTAAACCAGGGAAACCAACATTTTTTGGAAAAGTTAAAGACAAATCTATCATTGGTTTACCCGGCAACCCTACGTCAGCATTTATAATAATCGATGCATTATTCCTTCCAATTTTGTTTAAAAAATCACGCCTGAAATTTAAAGAAAAAAGAATTTCTGCAATCTTAGATAACGATGTTGAAACAGGTGATAGAGATACTTTAATGCCGTTTAAACTTAAAGAGGCAGAAGGAAAGGTTTACGCTGAAAACACATTTAAACACTCCGGGGCAATATCAAGCGTCAGCCAGGCAGATGGATATGCAATGATACCGGCAAATAGTAAATTTAAAATGGGACAAAAAATTGATGGGATATTATTCCATTTTAAATCCTGTGACTATTTGCGGACCATCTGA
- the fdhD gene encoding formate dehydrogenase accessory sulfurtransferase FdhD, which yields MELKIEAQTLILEPKEETYRDENLAIEVPYQVFLNDKYTASSMLLPVGLKEFAVGFLFGQGYISIHDEVKEIYICQEGSIAVYADIESIEPKEMIVTSGCGGTGRIAREMLKDIFNKVQEYTITLQDIRQFITEVLHYSSLQQETHCVHTCGFWSEDKTKLCYEDIGRHNAVDKIIGAILLNKLSPNGAIYTTGRLTSDMVLKCAQLGIPIVMSRTAPSSLALEIARRANITLIGYARPDRVNIFHAPWRIIQ from the coding sequence ATGGAACTAAAGATAGAAGCTCAAACTCTTATTCTTGAACCAAAGGAAGAAACATATAGGGACGAAAATTTAGCCATAGAAGTTCCTTATCAAGTATTCTTAAATGATAAATACACTGCTTCTTCAATGCTGCTTCCTGTCGGACTTAAAGAGTTTGCCGTTGGTTTTTTATTTGGACAAGGGTATATATCTATTCATGATGAAGTGAAAGAGATATATATATGCCAAGAAGGTAGCATAGCTGTCTATGCAGACATAGAAAGCATAGAGCCAAAAGAGATGATTGTTACTTCAGGATGTGGTGGCACAGGAAGGATTGCGAGAGAGATGCTGAAAGACATTTTTAATAAAGTTCAAGAATACACTATAACACTTCAGGATATCAGACAATTTATTACAGAGGTACTCCATTACTCAAGCTTACAACAGGAAACCCACTGTGTTCACACATGTGGGTTTTGGTCTGAAGATAAAACTAAACTCTGTTATGAAGACATCGGAAGACACAATGCTGTGGACAAAATTATCGGTGCTATTCTCTTGAACAAATTATCGCCCAATGGGGCGATATATACTACAGGCCGATTGACATCGGATATGGTTCTTAAATGTGCGCAGTTAGGCATACCAATTGTCATGTCACGGACTGCCCCATCATCGCTTGCGCTTGAAATCGCAAGGCGGGCAAATATTACACTGATTGGATATGCCAGGCCAGATAGGGTCAATATCTTTCATGCTCCTTGGCGTATCATTCAATAA
- a CDS encoding FAD-dependent oxidoreductase — MKRQVTLTIDARQIVVSGGATVLDAAKGAGIPIPHLCHLPGKDDALRPCLLCLVDINGEHRRACRTEVKDGMVVTTDTHALIAWRRERLQKLASHHYGDCKAPCNLTCPIGINVQGYVNLIANRLFRAALELIREKNALPGIICRVCPRFCESRCRRVLVDEPIAINDLKRFVVDNSIKEGPRPVSIAPPTGYRVAIIGGGPAGLAAAYYLRKNGHEVTIFETEEDLGGMARYGIPAFMLPRKYVDYEINNILRMGIHLKTKVRWGRDFDLKSLFEQGYNSILIATGQPRSKPLEIEGAHLAVDGMELLRKINDNETVNAGRSVIVIGGGRTAVAAARALRRLKAEVTVVYPRSRQEMPVHLRDVKDAEAEGVRLFLMAMPVRISRLGDQGLQLELARTVLGEPDERGNREPKPMDGSRLVLAADTVVSALGQQGDPRIIEFGEVEARLSISSTGTIKVNPTTMKTNLPWVYAAGDVASGPRTTTQAVDAGRRAAEAIHKDLTGRHNISFDGRFNFTRGRRFEEVDMKNFDGMSLYPRVSMPARPGERRVKDFDDVEFGYTEEMAVREARRCLQCGCLGLAKCKYRELSRDYNISTKDATDRLRYPIINNHKSIQIDANKCIICHKCERSCAFDAIKINYKEIDDTVTEKAIEINRQCVSCGACVDNCPTGALVKKNVFLPLLPGEADITKSVCTYCGTGCNIEVHTKHNVILEVKAQPDAPPNYGELCVKGRFGFEFQRHPNRLTRPLIREGLTEPFTEVPHEYAIDFIAKKLSNYRGDSFATLSSAKCTNEENYVFQKFVRAVMGTNNIDHCARLCHAPTVSALAATLGSGAMTNSIEEIGDAACILAIGTNTVENHPVIFLQIKRAIKNGGKLIVVDPREIGLCKLAHIWLRHKSGTDVPLLMGMARVILEEGLLDREFIDKRCENFDEFKSSLINFDLKRVSEITGVTIADLVRAAKAFAENRPATILYAMGITQHSHGTDNVMAVSNLALITGNVGKPSSGVNPLRGQNNVQGACDMGALPASYPGYQRVDDKAVKNKFEKVWGCTLSDRPGLYLTELFDAIDEGRVKAVYIMGENPVLSDSDARHIAELTPSYAGINYERLKKISLQWPCPNVTHPGTRYLHAERFTRGKGKFVPLEYKPSIENPDHKYPFILSTGRNLFHYHTGTMTRKCSILNEMQNEELIEINPYDAKNLEIEDGDTVTISSRRGEIKAKAKVSERSPKGTVFMTFHFAESPTNQLTNSALDPVAKIPEFKVCAVNIKKYPD, encoded by the coding sequence ATGAAGCGACAGGTCACTCTGACCATTGACGCCCGACAGATAGTAGTGTCTGGGGGCGCCACAGTGCTTGACGCCGCTAAAGGCGCTGGTATCCCGATCCCGCACTTGTGTCACCTTCCAGGTAAGGATGATGCCCTGCGGCCTTGTCTCTTGTGTCTGGTTGATATAAACGGCGAACATCGCAGGGCTTGCCGCACCGAGGTCAAGGATGGCATGGTGGTGACGACAGACACCCATGCCCTTATAGCATGGAGGCGGGAGAGACTTCAAAAACTGGCCTCTCACCACTACGGAGACTGCAAGGCCCCGTGCAACCTTACTTGTCCTATTGGCATAAACGTCCAGGGTTATGTAAATCTCATAGCAAACCGTCTGTTCAGGGCCGCCCTTGAGCTGATTCGGGAAAAGAACGCCCTGCCTGGCATCATCTGCCGCGTCTGCCCGAGGTTCTGTGAAAGCCGTTGCCGCAGGGTCTTGGTGGATGAGCCTATCGCTATCAACGACCTGAAACGTTTTGTGGTTGATAACTCCATAAAGGAAGGGCCGAGGCCGGTAAGTATTGCGCCTCCAACCGGCTACAGGGTGGCCATTATAGGAGGCGGACCAGCAGGACTTGCCGCTGCCTATTATCTTCGAAAGAACGGGCATGAGGTCACCATATTCGAGACCGAAGAAGATCTGGGCGGGATGGCCCGCTATGGGATACCAGCATTTATGCTTCCCCGAAAATATGTAGATTATGAGATAAATAACATCCTTCGCATGGGCATTCATCTCAAGACCAAGGTCAGGTGGGGAAGGGATTTCGACCTTAAATCATTGTTTGAACAAGGCTATAACTCCATTCTTATTGCCACAGGACAACCACGTAGTAAGCCGCTTGAGATAGAGGGGGCGCACCTTGCAGTAGATGGCATGGAGCTCCTTAGAAAAATAAACGACAATGAGACGGTCAACGCAGGCCGCAGTGTAATAGTCATAGGAGGTGGGCGGACCGCAGTGGCAGCGGCCCGAGCGCTAAGGCGTCTTAAGGCGGAAGTAACCGTGGTCTATCCCAGATCGAGACAGGAGATGCCGGTCCATCTGAGGGATGTAAAAGACGCCGAGGCAGAAGGGGTGCGTTTATTTCTCATGGCCATGCCTGTGAGAATATCAAGGCTCGGCGACCAAGGCCTTCAATTGGAGCTTGCAAGGACTGTCCTTGGAGAACCTGATGAACGAGGAAACAGGGAGCCAAAGCCGATGGATGGGTCTCGTCTTGTATTGGCAGCGGATACCGTTGTCTCAGCCCTCGGTCAGCAAGGGGATCCTCGAATTATTGAGTTTGGCGAGGTTGAGGCAAGGCTGTCGATAAGCTCAACAGGGACCATCAAAGTCAACCCCACCACCATGAAAACAAATCTTCCATGGGTTTATGCCGCCGGTGATGTCGCCTCCGGCCCAAGGACCACAACCCAGGCGGTTGATGCAGGACGGAGAGCGGCGGAGGCCATTCATAAGGACCTTACTGGTCGACACAATATCTCCTTTGACGGTCGCTTCAATTTCACCAGAGGCAGGCGTTTTGAGGAAGTGGACATGAAAAATTTTGACGGAATGTCACTTTATCCTCGTGTCTCAATGCCTGCTCGCCCAGGTGAAAGGCGGGTAAAAGATTTTGACGATGTCGAATTTGGCTATACAGAGGAAATGGCCGTGCGCGAAGCCAGACGCTGTCTTCAGTGCGGCTGTCTGGGCCTTGCCAAGTGTAAATATCGAGAACTCTCAAGAGATTACAATATAAGCACAAAAGATGCGACTGATCGACTCAGATATCCCATAATAAATAATCACAAATCTATTCAAATTGATGCAAATAAGTGCATAATTTGTCATAAGTGTGAGCGATCTTGCGCATTTGATGCCATCAAAATTAATTATAAAGAAATAGATGACACAGTTACAGAAAAGGCAATCGAAATAAATAGGCAATGTGTTTCTTGCGGAGCCTGTGTTGATAACTGTCCAACAGGGGCTTTAGTAAAAAAGAATGTCTTCCTGCCTCTTCTTCCAGGTGAGGCCGATATTACAAAGAGTGTCTGCACCTACTGCGGGACAGGTTGTAACATCGAAGTCCACACAAAGCATAATGTGATACTTGAGGTGAAGGCACAGCCGGATGCCCCGCCAAACTACGGCGAACTATGCGTAAAGGGTAGATTTGGATTTGAGTTCCAGCGCCATCCCAATCGACTTACGCGTCCACTTATCAGGGAAGGCCTGACCGAGCCATTCACCGAGGTGCCCCATGAATATGCTATTGATTTCATAGCCAAAAAATTATCAAATTACAGAGGAGACAGCTTTGCCACCCTCTCCTCTGCCAAGTGCACCAATGAAGAAAACTATGTGTTTCAAAAGTTTGTTAGGGCGGTAATGGGTACAAACAACATAGATCACTGCGCACGCCTTTGTCACGCCCCTACAGTATCCGCTCTGGCCGCCACGCTTGGAAGCGGTGCAATGACAAATTCCATTGAAGAGATAGGAGATGCGGCCTGTATCCTGGCGATTGGTACAAATACGGTGGAGAATCACCCTGTTATCTTTCTTCAAATAAAAAGGGCGATAAAAAATGGCGGGAAACTCATAGTGGTCGATCCGAGGGAGATCGGTCTTTGTAAACTTGCTCATATCTGGCTGAGACACAAATCTGGGACAGATGTGCCATTACTAATGGGTATGGCCAGAGTAATTCTCGAGGAAGGCCTCCTGGACAGGGAATTTATTGACAAACGATGTGAAAATTTTGATGAATTCAAGTCATCGCTTATCAATTTTGACCTTAAGCGGGTATCTGAAATTACAGGTGTGACAATAGCAGATTTGGTCAGGGCGGCAAAGGCCTTTGCTGAAAACCGTCCCGCAACCATTCTCTATGCCATGGGTATTACTCAGCACTCCCACGGGACTGACAATGTGATGGCCGTTTCCAATCTCGCCCTGATTACAGGAAATGTAGGCAAACCATCATCCGGGGTAAATCCCTTAAGGGGACAAAATAATGTACAGGGCGCCTGTGATATGGGCGCCCTGCCGGCTTCCTACCCAGGTTATCAGCGGGTCGATGACAAGGCAGTCAAAAATAAATTCGAAAAGGTCTGGGGTTGCACCTTGTCCGACAGACCTGGCCTATATCTTACAGAGCTTTTTGATGCTATCGACGAAGGAAGGGTGAAGGCCGTCTATATTATGGGTGAGAATCCGGTTCTCAGCGACTCTGACGCAAGACATATTGCAGAGCTTACCCCTTCATATGCCGGTATCAATTACGAACGGCTTAAAAAGATCAGCCTGCAATGGCCATGTCCAAATGTGACCCATCCAGGCACCCGGTATTTGCATGCTGAAAGATTCACACGTGGCAAGGGAAAATTTGTTCCGCTTGAGTATAAACCTTCCATTGAAAATCCAGACCATAAATATCCATTCATTCTTTCCACAGGCCGAAACCTTTTCCACTACCACACAGGCACCATGACAAGAAAGTGTAGCATACTTAATGAAATGCAAAATGAAGAATTAATTGAAATCAATCCCTATGACGCCAAAAATTTAGAAATTGAAGATGGTGATACAGTAACTATATCCTCAAGAAGAGGAGAGATTAAGGCTAAAGCAAAAGTAAGTGAAAGATCGCCAAAAGGGACAGTATTTATGACCTTCCATTTTGCCGAGAGTCCTACCAATCAGCTAACCAATTCTGCCCTTGATCCTGTGGCTAAGATACCAGAATTTAAGGTATGCGCTGTAAATATTAAAAAATATCCTGATTGA
- a CDS encoding DUF169 domain-containing protein, with translation MNYKEMEKVLMDELRLMHHPIAVKYLFTDEQVQEFKDNVDDYVTPVKPLTFCQSELGPRMEAKTVAVTKEYMGCANAAFVLGWSSMSDKEIESHLKYVKDRAQAERFLKTKPRLPEGALKVIVLSTLGNSYFQPDTVHFYCDNMQAYHLAVDYMAAMDIHPLRTNITMNSSACAGNVYSYLEKTANMLPACSGSYNSGKTERGEINFIIPGEHIEPTVQRLLARKEKYHGASITRVGDPFPGIDVCKNCPLINFCTRRI, from the coding sequence ATGAATTATAAGGAGATGGAAAAGGTATTAATGGACGAACTCAGGCTCATGCATCATCCCATTGCGGTTAAGTATCTGTTCACTGATGAACAGGTGCAGGAGTTTAAGGACAATGTGGATGATTATGTAACCCCAGTAAAGCCTCTTACTTTCTGTCAGTCAGAGCTTGGCCCGAGAATGGAGGCCAAGACCGTGGCGGTGACAAAGGAATACATGGGCTGCGCCAATGCAGCCTTTGTTCTGGGCTGGAGCAGCATGAGCGACAAGGAGATAGAGAGCCATTTAAAATATGTAAAAGACAGGGCCCAGGCAGAACGGTTTTTAAAGACAAAACCCAGACTTCCAGAAGGAGCGCTTAAGGTCATTGTGCTGTCAACCCTTGGCAACTCTTATTTTCAGCCCGATACGGTCCACTTCTACTGTGACAATATGCAGGCATATCACCTGGCAGTGGACTATATGGCAGCTATGGATATACATCCATTGCGCACAAATATTACCATGAACTCCTCTGCATGTGCTGGAAATGTATATTCATATCTTGAAAAGACTGCAAACATGCTTCCTGCCTGTAGCGGAAGCTACAATTCAGGCAAGACCGAAAGGGGAGAGATAAATTTTATCATACCAGGAGAGCACATTGAGCCTACAGTTCAGCGCCTTTTGGCCAGAAAGGAAAAATATCACGGTGCGTCTATCACCAGAGTGGGGGATCCATTCCCGGGTATAGATGTATGCAAAAATTGCCCATTGATAAATTTTTGCACAAGAAGGATTTAG
- a CDS encoding ISL3 family transposase, which produces MAGQTLDTGVEPHQLKIRIQADRGAEFPCPECGRMCKAHDFHEKTWRHLNFFQHHCYITASVPRTDCPEHGVKMVRVPWARSGNRFTLLFEQAAMLLVREMPVSAATRIVGTDDKTLWRIVFHYVNQAMSGLDLSAVQGIAVDETAVSRGHHYVTVFIDLDRKDRPVLFATEGKGKETIEAFERYLEGRNGKAENIARVVCDMSKAFISGSEERFGNAVVVVDWFHVVQLFNRAVDEVRRRESVKSRMPRGTRWTLLKASDGGRLTEKQRGLLDELEGFAVHTAKAWRIKEMLRWVKKAEFSQGAKWRLTHFLNYAHSLLNDTPILRPVFKAIETVKRHRDRILNRWGNDYTNARLEGLNGIFQAARARARGYRNVQTFVTMIYLLAAPLGDMLKIHTK; this is translated from the coding sequence ATAGCGGGTCAGACGTTGGATACAGGTGTTGAGCCTCATCAACTGAAGATACGGATACAGGCCGACAGAGGCGCTGAGTTTCCCTGTCCTGAGTGTGGCCGTATGTGCAAGGCCCATGATTTCCATGAAAAGACATGGAGGCATCTGAATTTCTTTCAGCACCATTGTTATATTACGGCATCGGTTCCGAGGACGGATTGTCCTGAGCATGGGGTTAAGATGGTAAGGGTGCCATGGGCCCGAAGCGGGAATCGTTTCACGCTGTTGTTTGAGCAGGCAGCGATGCTTCTGGTTCGTGAGATGCCTGTATCAGCAGCGACGCGGATAGTTGGCACAGATGACAAGACGCTGTGGCGGATTGTTTTTCACTATGTGAACCAGGCCATGTCCGGTCTGGATTTGAGCGCTGTTCAGGGCATAGCGGTAGATGAGACCGCTGTATCCAGGGGGCATCACTATGTGACGGTATTTATTGATCTTGACCGTAAGGATCGTCCTGTTTTGTTTGCAACGGAGGGTAAGGGCAAGGAGACCATAGAGGCCTTTGAGAGGTATCTTGAAGGGCGTAATGGCAAGGCTGAAAACATAGCCAGGGTGGTATGCGACATGTCAAAGGCCTTTATCTCCGGCAGTGAAGAGCGCTTCGGGAATGCGGTGGTAGTGGTGGACTGGTTTCACGTGGTGCAGTTGTTCAACAGGGCTGTGGATGAGGTCAGACGGCGTGAATCAGTCAAAAGCAGGATGCCGCGGGGGACCCGCTGGACATTGCTGAAGGCCTCGGATGGCGGCAGGTTGACAGAGAAACAGAGGGGACTTCTTGATGAACTGGAGGGCTTTGCTGTTCATACAGCCAAGGCATGGCGCATCAAGGAGATGCTTCGCTGGGTGAAGAAAGCGGAGTTTTCTCAGGGGGCCAAGTGGCGGTTGACTCACTTTCTGAACTATGCCCACAGTTTATTGAATGACACTCCGATTTTAAGGCCAGTTTTCAAGGCGATAGAGACAGTAAAGCGTCACAGGGATCGTATTTTGAACCGATGGGGCAACGACTACACAAACGCCAGACTGGAAGGACTGAATGGGATATTTCAGGCAGCCCGGGCCAGGGCCAGAGGATATCGCAACGTGCAGACGTTCGTTACCATGATCTACCTGCTGGCCGCACCTCTGGGCGATATGCTGAAAATCCACACAAAATGA